The Salvelinus namaycush isolate Seneca unplaced genomic scaffold, SaNama_1.0 Scaffold2431, whole genome shotgun sequence genomic interval ACTTGATTCCCACTAGGAAGAACATAAATAACTATCAGATTTCATTTTACAGTGAGAGCAAAGTTATTATAGTGTGTCTGAAAACCAGTGAGGGTTTAAAtcattgatttaaaaaataaaaaataaaaatacttttaCTGCAAATAGTCACAATATAAGGTCTTTACATTTCATACAGCCCAAGTCTTCAAACAAATGTTCCATTAAGATGAGTTTCAGGAGGTCGGTCGACAGTTCGTCTGTATCACTGAAAGAGGATACGGCCATAATCCAACTCTCTTGCTTATCTGTACAGCCTAGCTAGAGCTCAAATCaaatatataaaaacacatggtagtaCAAGTCTCTCGTCAACAGTCTCAACAGACATAACTTCTCGTAGAGGGTAGAAAGAAAAGTGGGAGGGTGCTGTTATTATGACATCATCACCCCCGTGTCTTCCGGTGTGGGTTATAATGGTTTTGATCCCGCCGCGCGTCGTTGTCCCACTCCAACCAATCAGCAGTCACAGAACAGATAAATAAAGACATAAGAGATGTCtgttttggctgcttttccttctaaAACCTCTTCCTTCCTAcatcctttctctcctctcgccCCTCTGGGTCTCCTGTATGtctggtagcagtgtgtgtgtctagtgctGGTGTCCAACAGACAGCACCAGCGGTATCAGACAGCCCAGAACCAGAGCCCCAACCTCCACCTTGCTCAGTCCCTTCGCTGCTTCCTTCCCCTGAACAGGAGCGTGGCTGTGTCCGGTCCCGCCCACCTCGGGAAGGACATGTACCGTGGCGACGTACAGGAAGGTCCCGGCAGAGAACAACATGGCCACGCCCGTGGCGTTCACATCTGACAGTGCCTCTTTACTGGACTAGAGGTTCGAAGAGAccaggaagaagaagaaaaaaaagaacatGGGGAATTAGAATGAGCGTCAATTCTCATGACTGGAGCATAAAgtgaaatacattttgaaaagCCATAGAGGGAGACCTTCATTTGGAAGGAATACTGTGATTCCactcagttgactactttaaaaacGTAACATGTTATATCAGGGCTTCATTTCATTCTATGGGCTGGGGACAGCAGTAGTGGGGAGGAGGGAGTAGCATTCTGGGCTCatggatcccccccccccctcccaactGACCTGGCTGAGTCCTACGAAGGTAACCATGGCGAGGACGGGTGCTGCCAGGGCGAAGACCAGCAGGTGTTTACGGATCCGGTTCCTCTCTAGACCAGCATGCATCAGGAAAGAGACCAGGCCAAAGGCTGCTGGggcctagggggggggggggggggagaaagacagTTTAACATATAGACCAATGACAACTGAACTTTAGAAGACCATTGATTGGTTACTTTCTAATTGTTACCTCATAGTTGTTCCTTTTATCTGTTttgttcatattttttttactgaaaaTCATTTGGTTTGTTTAGAATGTTGTCAAGACATTGTCATAATGTGGGTTCGTGAGGAAGGAAGCTATTCTGTTCAGCAACACAGTGACCATCTGTTTACGAACACACAAACTGTTGAAACAAAACACGGACTAGAAGAGGAACGGGTCCGTTTTCCCTGTACCTTGTGAAGCATGATGGCCACGAAGACAATGAGCTGTACACTGGTCTGAGAGGTGGAAGCTGCTGCTCCGAGAGCCACGCCGTCCGCTGGAACATACAGTTAAAAACATTTATCAAAACGTAACAAACAAATCCACCAACAAGCCTTCCACTCTCTCTTCTTCCTAAAAAACATCTTGGTCTGAAACTCTGTATAAAGAAGCCATCTTACCTGCTGCATGGACCACCAGTCCCAAGGTGGTGGTGATCTTTGAGCTGGCAACCCTCGCAGACTCTGGATCTAAACACACATCAAATCAGACAGACCCACTCCACGGACAAATCAGACAGACCCACACCACGGACAAATCAGACAGACCCACACCACGGACAAATCAGACAGAACCACACCACGGACAAATCAGACAGACCACACCACGGACAAATCAGACAGACCACACCACGGACAAATCAGACAGACCCATTCTACGGACAAATCAGACAGACCCATTCCACGGACAAATCAGACAGACCCACTCCACGGACAAATCCGACACACGGACAAATCAGACAGACCCGCTCCATGGACAAATCAGACAGACCACACCACGGACAAATCAGACAGACCACACCACGGACAAATCAGACAGACCACACCACGGACAAATCAGACAGACCACACCACGGACAAATCAGACAGACCACACCACGGACAAATCAGACAGACCACACCACGGACAAATCAGACAGACCCATTCCACGGACAAATCAGACAGACCCACTCCACGGACAAATCCGACACACGGACAAATCAGACAGACCCGCTCCATTGACAAATCAGACAGACCCACTCCACGGACAAATCAGACACACGGACAAATCAGACAGACCACACCACGGACAAATCAGACACACGGACAAATCAGACAGACCCACACCACGGGCAAATCAGACAGACCCGCTCCACGGACAAATCAGACAGACCCGCTCCACGGACAAATCAGACAGACCACTCCACGGACAAATCAGACAGACCCGCTCCACGGACAAATCAGACAGACCACACCACGGACAAATCAGACAGACCACACCACGGACAAATCAGACACACGGACAAATCAGACAGACCACACCACGGACAAATCAGACACACGGACAAATCAGACAGACCACACCACGGACAAATCAGACACACGGACAAATCAGACAGAACCCCTCCACGGACAAATCAGACAGACCCGCTCCACGGACAAATCAGACAGACCCGCTCCACGGACAAATCAGACAGACCGCACCACGGACAAATCAGACAGACCACGGACAAATCAGACAGACCACGGACAAATCAGACAGACCACACCACGGACAAATCAGACAGACCACACC includes:
- the LOC120038935 gene encoding zinc transporter ZIP9-like; translated protein: MLHKAPAAFGLVSFLMHAGLERNRIRKHLLVFALAAPVLAMVTFVGLSQSSKEALSDVNATGVAMLFSAGTFLYVATVHVLPEVGGTGHSHAPVQGKEAAKGLSKVEVGALVLGCLIPLVLSVGHQH